A single Methanocaldococcus bathoardescens DNA region contains:
- a CDS encoding FecCD family ABC transporter permease yields MRKILVILLLVVLTSSLFIYGIFKGGNAKSISMEDVKNCLLYGSTGDKFKDMLIWKIRIPPLITALIVGAVLSVSGLKLQTLFRNLLASPYTTGISSGVVLGVAITIFLGFSFSSFLRISNYVVGGWIGAALALIVLLYLASKIRDVSGVLVCTLLFAYFYYGIESYLINLADNVQIQEFWMYLQGSFSGTGWGDIKLMAVCSIIFLISSYLLSKHLNALLFGENYAKSFGLNIKQVRILILLLSGFIIGAIIPFVGLIPFVGIASPYIARILMKTSDHRWTIPASMLIGMLISLLCYLVSIKLFAPRVVPVKSILDLLGGALVVYLIYKSEKIT; encoded by the coding sequence ATGAGAAAGATTCTTGTTATTTTGCTGTTGGTAGTATTAACTTCTTCACTTTTTATCTATGGAATTTTTAAAGGAGGAAATGCAAAATCGATAAGTATGGAGGATGTCAAAAATTGTTTGTTGTATGGAAGTACTGGAGATAAATTTAAAGATATGTTGATATGGAAGATTAGGATTCCACCACTAATAACTGCCCTAATTGTTGGAGCGGTTTTGTCTGTTTCAGGGTTAAAACTCCAAACATTATTCAGAAACCTTTTAGCATCTCCCTACACAACAGGAATATCAAGTGGAGTCGTTCTTGGGGTAGCGATTACTATATTCCTTGGATTTTCGTTTTCAAGTTTTTTGAGGATATCTAATTATGTTGTGGGTGGTTGGATAGGGGCTGCTTTAGCATTGATTGTTTTGTTATATCTTGCTTCAAAAATAAGGGACGTTAGTGGTGTATTAGTTTGCACATTATTATTTGCATATTTCTATTATGGGATTGAGAGTTATCTCATAAATCTTGCAGACAATGTCCAAATCCAGGAATTTTGGATGTATCTGCAAGGCAGTTTTTCAGGCACAGGATGGGGAGACATAAAATTAATGGCAGTTTGTTCAATAATTTTTCTGATTTCATCCTATTTGCTCTCAAAACACTTAAATGCCTTATTGTTCGGTGAAAATTATGCAAAAAGTTTCGGTTTAAATATAAAACAGGTTAGGATATTAATTTTATTACTTTCAGGTTTTATTATTGGAGCAATAATACCATTTGTGGGTTTGATTCCATTCGTTGGTATTGCCTCCCCCTATATTGCAAGGATTTTAATGAAAACATCAGACCATAGATGGACGATTCCTGCATCAATGCTAATTGGAATGCTTATTTCACTACTGTGTTATTTAGTATCAATAAAACTATTTGCTCCAAGAGTGGTTCCTGTAAAATCGATTTTAGATTTGTTAGGTGGAGCATTAGTGGTTTATTTAATATACAAGTCAGAAAAAATAACTTAA
- a CDS encoding radical SAM protein: MKYLILKITNRCNLNCLYCYAFNKNNKDMDFETAKNAINYILKTDDKLKIQFTGGEPLLNFDLIERIIDYCNENYAYKNISYAIQTNGTLLNEKIVKKIAELDIKIGTSIDGLKVNDTLRPYKNKKPSTIDTLRSIYLLKEHNIPFGVTVVVTNKNLPHIKEFVEYLIALGIKSISFDLLKPKRKEHLKLMPNEDEFNRILDELRDYPIYIKNIRREEKLNKKYCFLNSGDLLFVNEFGNIYPCPTLEGYFYMGNINKIDKENLKLFKVDCNYCFARKFLIENVGR; this comes from the coding sequence ATGAAATACCTAATCCTAAAAATAACAAATAGATGCAATTTAAATTGCCTTTATTGTTATGCATTTAATAAAAACAATAAAGATATGGATTTTGAAACTGCAAAGAATGCAATTAATTATATTTTGAAAACAGATGATAAATTAAAAATTCAATTTACTGGTGGAGAGCCACTTTTAAATTTTGATTTGATTGAAAGAATAATAGACTATTGCAATGAAAATTATGCCTATAAAAATATTTCCTATGCAATACAAACAAATGGAACTCTACTAAATGAAAAAATTGTCAAAAAGATTGCTGAATTAGATATAAAAATTGGCACTAGCATAGATGGTTTGAAGGTAAATGATACATTAAGGCCCTACAAAAACAAAAAACCTTCAACAATAGACACGTTAAGGAGCATCTATCTTTTAAAAGAGCACAATATCCCTTTTGGTGTGACAGTAGTTGTAACAAACAAAAATCTACCCCACATCAAAGAATTTGTTGAATATTTAATTGCCTTAGGAATTAAAAGCATAAGTTTTGATTTATTAAAGCCAAAGAGAAAAGAACACTTAAAATTAATGCCAAATGAGGATGAATTTAATAGAATTTTGGATGAGTTGAGGGATTATCCAATATATATTAAGAATATACGAAGGGAAGAAAAACTAAATAAAAAATACTGCTTTTTAAATAGTGGAGATTTACTTTTTGTCAATGAGTTTGGAAATATTTATCCCTGCCCAACATTGGAAGGATATTTTTATATGGGCAATATAAATAAAATTGATAAAGAAAACCTAAAATTATTTAAAGTTGATTGTAATTATTGTTTTGCAAGGAAATTTTTGATTGAAAATGTTGGGAGATAA
- a CDS encoding sugar phosphate isomerase/epimerase family protein: MMGISTSIFANSDTKLEDALSILEDKTRYAELICDGYLNVMENTEVPLSFDLRYTLHCPLSDINLSSFREKVRKTSVEVVEDILKVADEVDASLIVLHPGYCIFEEDYPKALNALKKSIVELNELQNEYSIKITIENMPSYSMFMFREPIDEIIEILGDVGITFDIGHSFLNNNIDAFLNDKIVDKISHIHIHDNNGEFDEHLCIGKGKIKFEKYKRKLKGINCIKMIEMQYKSIDDLDLCIERVKKLFV; encoded by the coding sequence ATGATGGGCATCTCAACAAGCATATTTGCAAACTCAGATACAAAGTTGGAAGATGCTTTATCAATTTTAGAGGATAAAACAAGATATGCTGAACTTATTTGTGATGGATACCTAAATGTTATGGAAAACACTGAGGTTCCACTTTCTTTTGATTTGAGATATACATTGCACTGCCCACTTTCAGATATAAATTTGTCATCCTTTAGGGAAAAGGTTAGAAAAACAAGCGTAGAGGTTGTTGAGGATATTTTAAAGGTTGCTGATGAAGTGGATGCTTCCTTAATAGTTCTTCATCCCGGTTATTGCATCTTTGAGGAAGATTATCCAAAGGCATTAAATGCCTTAAAAAAGTCCATAGTTGAGTTAAACGAACTTCAAAATGAATATTCCATAAAAATAACAATAGAGAATATGCCGTCCTATAGTATGTTTATGTTTAGGGAGCCAATTGATGAAATTATTGAAATTTTGGGAGATGTTGGAATAACCTTTGATATTGGACATTCTTTTTTAAATAACAACATTGATGCATTTTTAAATGATAAAATCGTTGATAAAATTTCCCACATCCACATCCATGACAACAATGGGGAGTTTGATGAGCATCTATGCATAGGGAAGGGAAAGATTAAGTTTGAGAAATATAAAAGGAAGTTAAAAGGAATAAATTGCATAAAAATGATTGAGATGCAGTATAAAAGCATTGATGACTTGGATTTGTGTATTGAAAGGGTTAAAAAATTGTTTGTATAA
- the carB gene encoding carbamoyl-phosphate synthase large subunit, which yields MDMEKLKEILLKAKKMGFSDKQIANLLGMDEMEVRELRKKLNIIPLYKMVDTCAAEFEAKTPYYYSAYETFVYKEQDESNPSDRKKVIIIGSGPIRIGQGIEFDYSSVHAVLALKEMGIEAIIINNNPETVSTDYDTSDKLYFEPITFEDVLNIAEREKERGELLGVIVQFGGQTAINLAMKLKKAGVNILGTTPENINVAEDREEFSKLLKKLNIPQAEGGTAFTKEEALEIAKRIGYPVLVRPSYVLGGRAMQIVYSEDELIEYMEEAVRVSEEHPVLIDKFLEDAVELDVDAVCDGESVLIGAIMEHIEEAGVHSGDSATVIPPQTLPKEIIDTVIDYTAKLARALNIVGLLNVQYAVKDGVVYVLEANPRASRTVPYVSKSVGIPLAKLATKIMLGKKLEELIKDYDVDEVAEKVWIAKPKYVSIKEAVFPFQKLPGVDPVLGPEMKSTGEAIGIDKDFGRAYYKAQLSANMELPIVGNVFISVRDRDKKQVVEVAKKLHELGFTIYATEGTAKVLRENGIPAILVKKISESTNDNILKLMREGKIHLIINTSSGKKAKSDGYYIRRAAVDLGIPYITTIPGAKAAVKAIEAVKTGELNVYSLDELDASIKNRF from the coding sequence ATGGATATGGAAAAATTGAAGGAAATATTATTAAAAGCAAAAAAGATGGGATTCTCTGATAAACAGATAGCTAATTTATTAGGAATGGATGAGATGGAAGTTAGAGAATTGAGAAAGAAGTTAAACATAATCCCATTATATAAAATGGTAGATACATGTGCTGCTGAGTTTGAGGCAAAAACTCCTTATTATTACTCAGCCTATGAAACATTTGTTTATAAGGAGCAGGATGAAAGTAACCCCTCAGATAGAAAGAAAGTCATTATTATTGGTTCAGGGCCAATAAGGATTGGGCAAGGTATAGAGTTTGACTACTCAAGTGTTCATGCTGTCTTAGCTTTAAAAGAAATGGGAATTGAGGCAATAATCATAAACAACAACCCAGAGACAGTTTCAACTGATTATGATACTTCAGATAAATTATACTTTGAGCCGATAACATTTGAGGATGTTTTAAATATAGCTGAAAGAGAAAAGGAGAGAGGAGAGCTTCTGGGAGTTATAGTTCAATTTGGTGGGCAGACAGCAATAAACTTAGCTATGAAGTTAAAAAAGGCAGGAGTTAATATCTTAGGAACTACCCCAGAAAATATAAACGTTGCTGAAGATAGGGAAGAGTTTTCAAAACTTTTAAAGAAGTTAAATATCCCACAAGCAGAGGGAGGAACTGCATTTACAAAAGAAGAGGCTTTAGAGATAGCTAAAAGAATTGGTTATCCAGTTTTAGTAAGACCTTCCTATGTTTTGGGAGGAAGGGCAATGCAGATTGTCTATAGCGAGGATGAGTTAATTGAATATATGGAAGAGGCTGTTAGAGTTTCAGAAGAACATCCTGTATTAATTGATAAATTCTTAGAGGATGCTGTTGAGTTGGATGTCGATGCTGTTTGTGATGGAGAGAGTGTTTTAATTGGAGCTATAATGGAACATATTGAAGAGGCAGGTGTGCATAGTGGAGATTCAGCAACAGTAATTCCTCCTCAAACACTGCCTAAGGAGATAATTGATACTGTAATTGATTACACTGCAAAATTAGCAAGGGCTTTAAATATTGTAGGGCTTTTAAATGTGCAGTATGCAGTTAAGGATGGGGTTGTTTATGTTTTAGAGGCTAACCCAAGAGCTTCAAGGACTGTGCCTTATGTCAGTAAATCGGTAGGAATTCCATTAGCTAAGTTAGCTACAAAGATTATGCTTGGTAAAAAGTTGGAGGAGTTAATTAAAGATTATGATGTTGATGAAGTAGCTGAAAAAGTTTGGATTGCTAAACCAAAGTATGTATCAATTAAAGAAGCAGTGTTCCCATTCCAAAAACTGCCTGGGGTAGACCCTGTTTTAGGACCTGAAATGAAATCTACTGGAGAGGCTATTGGAATAGATAAGGACTTTGGTAGGGCATATTATAAAGCTCAGCTCTCTGCAAATATGGAACTGCCAATTGTTGGGAATGTGTTTATAAGTGTTAGGGATAGAGATAAAAAGCAAGTTGTAGAGGTTGCTAAAAAATTACATGAGCTTGGATTTACAATATATGCAACAGAAGGGACTGCCAAAGTGTTGAGAGAAAATGGAATTCCAGCAATACTTGTTAAAAAAATCTCTGAAAGTACAAATGATAACATCCTAAAGTTAATGAGAGAAGGGAAGATACATTTAATAATAAACACATCTTCAGGGAAAAAGGCAAAGTCAGATGGGTATTATATAAGAAGAGCAGCAGTAGATTTAGGAATTCCATATATAACTACAATCCCAGGAGCTAAAGCGGCAGTTAAAGCAATAGAGGCAGTGAAAACTGGAGAGTTAAATGTCTATTCCTTAGATGAGCTTGATGCAAGTATAAAAAATAGGTTTTAA
- a CDS encoding HepT-like ribonuclease domain-containing protein — MSKRDVKAFLYDILESANDVIEFTKDIDYNEFINNKMVRYAVIRALEIIGEASRYINNDFREKYPNVPWKEMVGLRNILIHKYFGIDYILLWKIVKEDIHKIKKEVERVLKDIENEK; from the coding sequence ATGTCTAAGAGGGATGTTAAAGCATTCCTATATGACATCTTAGAAAGTGCTAATGATGTTATTGAATTTACCAAAGATATTGACTATAATGAGTTTATAAATAATAAAATGGTACGATATGCTGTTATTAGAGCTTTAGAAATTATTGGAGAGGCTTCAAGATACATAAACAATGATTTTAGGGAAAAATACCCAAATGTTCCATGGAAAGAGATGGTAGGGTTGAGGAATATTTTAATTCATAAATATTTTGGGATTGACTACATCCTTCTTTGGAAGATAGTAAAAGAAGATATCCATAAAATAAAGAAAGAAGTTGAGAGAGTTTTAAAAGATATTGAAAATGAGAAATAA
- a CDS encoding nucleotidyltransferase family protein, producing MKTLSEIKEILRKHKKILKEKYKVKSIALFGSYARGEQTEESDIDIMVEFDENNYPSFSEYLELIEYLEKILGLKVDLITKKSIHNPYVKKSIEEDLIYV from the coding sequence ATGAAAACTCTCTCTGAAATAAAAGAAATCCTAAGAAAGCATAAAAAAATCCTTAAAGAGAAATATAAGGTTAAATCTATTGCCCTATTTGGTAGTTATGCAAGAGGGGAGCAGACAGAAGAAAGTGATATAGACATTATGGTTGAATTTGATGAAAACAACTATCCTTCATTTTCAGAGTATTTGGAATTAATTGAATATTTAGAAAAGATTTTGGGCTTAAAAGTTGATTTAATTACAAAAAAATCAATCCACAATCCTTATGTAAAAAAATCTATTGAGGAGGATTTAATTTATGTCTAA
- the carB gene encoding carbamoyl-phosphate synthase large subunit → MESIEKVMVFGSGPIVIGQAAEFDFSGSQACKALKEEGIYTILVNSNPATIQTDTDMADKVYLEPLHPKIVEKIIEKERPDAILPTMGGQTGLNLALELHRRGILDKYGIKLLGSNIKTIEIAEDRELFAKAMAEINEPVTKCKAVNSVDEAIEFAEEIGYPVIVRPAFTLGGTGGGIAHNKEELIDIASKGLKYSIIHQVLIDESVLGWKEFELEVMRDRKDTCIIVCGMENIDPMGIHTGESIVVSPIQTLPDEFYQKLRNAAIKIIRHLGIEGGCNIQFAVNKEMTEYRVIEVNPRVSRSSALASKATGYPIARIAAKIAIGKTLDEILNDVTKETPASFEPTLDYVVVKIPRWPFDKFKTVDKRLGTSMKSTGEVMAIGRSFEEALQKAIRSLDIGRFGLIGDGKDKDYSDEEIEEILKNPTDERIFVIAKALEKGWSVEKICELTNIDEFFIKKIKNIVDMKKELENLKEEIKKLNA, encoded by the coding sequence ATGGAGTCTATTGAGAAAGTAATGGTTTTTGGTTCTGGGCCGATAGTTATTGGGCAAGCGGCAGAGTTCGATTTTTCAGGTTCTCAGGCGTGTAAAGCTTTGAAGGAAGAGGGAATTTATACTATTTTAGTGAATTCAAACCCCGCAACTATCCAAACAGATACAGACATGGCAGATAAGGTTTATTTAGAGCCGTTGCATCCAAAGATAGTTGAAAAGATTATTGAAAAAGAAAGACCAGATGCTATTTTACCTACAATGGGTGGGCAAACAGGGCTTAACTTAGCTTTAGAGTTACATAGAAGAGGGATTTTAGATAAATATGGAATAAAGCTTCTTGGTTCAAATATAAAGACAATTGAAATTGCAGAGGATAGAGAGCTTTTTGCTAAGGCAATGGCTGAAATTAATGAGCCAGTTACAAAGTGTAAGGCAGTTAATTCTGTTGATGAAGCTATTGAGTTTGCTGAAGAGATTGGATATCCAGTTATTGTAAGACCAGCATTTACCTTAGGAGGAACTGGAGGGGGAATTGCCCACAACAAAGAGGAGTTAATAGATATTGCTTCAAAGGGTTTAAAATACTCTATAATCCACCAAGTTTTGATTGATGAGAGCGTCTTAGGATGGAAGGAGTTTGAGCTTGAGGTTATGAGGGATAGAAAAGATACATGTATAATTGTCTGTGGTATGGAAAACATAGACCCAATGGGAATACACACTGGAGAGAGTATTGTTGTCTCACCAATACAAACTCTACCAGATGAGTTTTATCAAAAGCTAAGAAATGCGGCTATAAAGATTATAAGACATTTAGGAATTGAAGGAGGATGTAATATTCAATTTGCTGTAAATAAAGAAATGACTGAGTATAGAGTTATAGAGGTAAATCCAAGAGTTTCAAGAAGTTCTGCTTTAGCAAGTAAAGCTACAGGTTATCCAATAGCAAGGATAGCGGCTAAGATAGCAATAGGAAAAACATTGGATGAGATATTAAATGATGTTACAAAAGAGACGCCAGCAAGCTTTGAGCCAACTTTGGACTATGTTGTTGTAAAAATCCCAAGATGGCCATTTGATAAGTTCAAGACAGTTGATAAGAGATTAGGAACAAGTATGAAATCTACTGGAGAGGTTATGGCAATTGGTAGAAGTTTTGAAGAAGCTTTACAAAAGGCGATTAGAAGTTTGGACATTGGTAGGTTTGGTTTAATTGGAGATGGGAAAGATAAGGATTACAGTGATGAAGAGATAGAAGAGATATTGAAAAATCCAACAGATGAAAGAATCTTTGTTATAGCTAAGGCGTTAGAAAAAGGATGGAGTGTTGAGAAAATATGTGAATTAACAAATATTGATGAGTTCTTCATTAAGAAGATTAAAAATATTGTAGATATGAAGAAAGAGCTTGAGAATTTGAAAGAAGAAATTAAGAAATTGAATGCTTAA
- the gltX gene encoding glutamate--tRNA ligase produces MEEKILAIALRNAIKYNGKANPKAVLGIFLSENPEYRGKAKEVMQVVEKVVKEIENLSIEEMKKKLEELGEDIGKKEKKEKGLELPNVKDKVVMRFAPNPSGPLHIGHARAAVLNDYFVKKYGGKLILRLEDTDPKRVLPEAYDMIKEDLEWLGVKVDETIIQSDRMEIYYEYGRKLIEMGKAYVCDCNPEEFRELRNKGIPCKCRDKAIEDNLELWEKMLSGELENVAVRLKTDIKHKNPSIRDFPIFRIEKTPHPRTGDKYCVYPLMNFSVPVDDYLLGMTHVLRGKDHIVNTEKQAYIYKYFGWEMPEFIHYGILKIEDIVLSTSSMYKGIKEGLYSGWDDVRLGTLRALRRRGIKPEAIYEIMKRIGIKQADVKFSWENLYAINKELIDKDARRFFFVWNPKKLVIEGADKKVLKLRMHPDRPEFGERELIFDGEVYVVGDELEENKMYRLMELFNIVVEKVGDIALAKYHSDDFKIARKNKAKIIHWVPVKDSVKVKVLMPNGEIKEGFAEKDFKMVEVDNIIQFERFGFVRIDKKEDNEFICCYAHR; encoded by the coding sequence ATGGAAGAGAAGATTTTGGCTATTGCATTAAGAAATGCCATCAAATATAATGGAAAAGCTAATCCAAAGGCAGTTTTAGGAATATTTTTGTCAGAAAATCCAGAATATAGGGGTAAAGCAAAGGAAGTAATGCAAGTTGTAGAAAAAGTTGTCAAAGAAATTGAAAATCTTTCAATAGAAGAAATGAAGAAAAAGTTAGAGGAATTGGGAGAAGATATTGGAAAAAAGGAAAAGAAAGAGAAAGGTTTAGAGTTACCAAACGTTAAAGATAAAGTAGTTATGAGATTTGCCCCTAATCCTTCAGGGCCTTTACACATAGGACATGCAAGGGCTGCAGTTTTAAACGATTACTTTGTTAAAAAATATGGTGGAAAATTAATTCTAAGATTAGAGGATACTGACCCAAAGAGAGTTCTGCCAGAAGCTTATGACATGATTAAAGAAGATTTAGAATGGTTGGGAGTTAAAGTTGATGAAACAATTATACAATCAGATAGGATGGAGATTTACTATGAATATGGTAGAAAATTAATTGAGATGGGAAAAGCCTATGTTTGTGACTGTAATCCAGAAGAGTTTAGAGAGCTAAGAAATAAAGGAATTCCATGTAAGTGTAGAGACAAAGCTATTGAGGATAACTTAGAGCTTTGGGAAAAGATGTTAAGTGGAGAGCTTGAAAATGTGGCTGTTAGATTAAAAACAGACATAAAGCACAAAAACCCATCAATTAGGGACTTTCCAATATTTAGAATTGAAAAAACTCCACATCCAAGAACTGGAGATAAATACTGCGTATATCCTTTAATGAACTTCTCAGTGCCAGTTGATGATTATTTATTAGGAATGACCCACGTTTTGAGAGGAAAAGACCACATTGTAAATACTGAGAAGCAGGCATATATTTACAAATATTTTGGCTGGGAAATGCCAGAATTCATTCACTATGGAATTTTGAAGATAGAGGATATTGTTTTAAGCACTTCATCCATGTATAAAGGAATTAAAGAGGGGCTTTATAGTGGATGGGACGATGTTAGGTTAGGTACTTTGAGAGCTTTAAGAAGAAGAGGGATTAAACCAGAGGCGATATATGAAATAATGAAGAGAATTGGGATTAAACAGGCAGATGTTAAGTTTTCATGGGAAAATTTATATGCCATAAATAAAGAACTTATTGACAAAGATGCAAGAAGATTTTTCTTTGTTTGGAATCCAAAAAAGCTTGTTATTGAAGGAGCTGATAAAAAAGTTTTAAAGCTTAGAATGCATCCAGATAGACCAGAGTTTGGTGAAAGAGAGTTGATATTTGATGGAGAGGTTTATGTTGTTGGAGATGAGTTGGAAGAAAATAAGATGTATAGATTGATGGAGTTATTTAACATAGTTGTTGAGAAGGTTGGTGATATTGCATTAGCTAAATACCACTCAGATGACTTTAAAATAGCAAGAAAAAATAAAGCTAAGATTATACATTGGGTTCCTGTAAAAGATAGTGTAAAGGTTAAAGTTTTAATGCCTAATGGAGAGATAAAGGAAGGCTTTGCTGAAAAGGACTTTAAAATGGTAGAGGTTGATAATATTATTCAGTTTGAGAGATTTGGATTTGTAAGAATAGATAAAAAAGAGGACAATGAATTTATATGTTGCTATGCACATAGGTAA
- a CDS encoding CAP domain-containing protein, with amino-acid sequence MNPKRVAGWIFRYINQERKKRGLKKLKSDKILINEAIRLAMNERGTIHYATKNQRHRDVARRIVNDWLNNPNQRATILNKRYTHMGIGVHIYWDIGRKEYKIYVAKRFKSENKRNNKIRKKKNNNLTKFIRNFKLKK; translated from the coding sequence ATGAATCCTAAGCGGGTGGCAGGATGGATATTTAGGTATATAAACCAGGAAAGAAAGAAAAGAGGATTAAAAAAGCTTAAATCAGATAAAATTTTAATAAACGAAGCAATAAGATTAGCAATGAACGAAAGGGGAACAATCCACTATGCAACTAAAAATCAAAGACATAGAGATGTTGCCAGGAGAATTGTTAATGATTGGCTTAATAATCCAAATCAAAGAGCCACAATTTTAAATAAAAGATATACCCACATGGGTATTGGAGTACATATATATTGGGATATTGGCAGAAAGGAGTATAAAATCTATGTTGCTAAGAGGTTTAAATCAGAAAATAAAAGAAACAATAAAATCAGGAAAAAGAAAAACAATAATCTAACAAAATTTATAAGAAATTTTAAACTTAAAAAATAG
- the rrmJ gene encoding 23S rRNA (uridine(2552)-2'-O)-methyltransferase, with amino-acid sequence MGRKDKRWILQRKRDFYYKLAKKLKYRSRASFKLMQLNEKFNVIKPGKIVLDLGCAPGGWMQVAREIVGDKGFVIGIDLQPVKPFEYDNVVAIKGDFTLEENLNKIRELIPNEEKKVDVVISDASPNISGFWDIDHARSIDLVTTALQIATEMLKERGNFVAKVFYGDMIDDYVNLVKKYFEKVYITKPQASRKESAEVYVIAKRYTGKKWEEEDKIKRIKKVEDEGNDELLAKKIKEMRKLKSKK; translated from the coding sequence ATGGGTAGAAAAGATAAAAGATGGATTTTGCAGAGAAAGAGAGATTTTTACTATAAATTAGCTAAAAAACTTAAATATCGTTCAAGGGCATCTTTCAAACTCATGCAATTAAATGAAAAATTTAATGTTATTAAGCCAGGAAAGATAGTTTTAGATTTAGGTTGTGCTCCGGGCGGATGGATGCAAGTAGCAAGAGAGATTGTAGGGGATAAAGGTTTTGTTATTGGTATCGATTTACAGCCAGTTAAGCCATTTGAATATGATAATGTAGTTGCAATAAAAGGAGATTTTACTTTGGAAGAGAACTTAAATAAAATTAGAGAGCTAATTCCAAACGAAGAAAAAAAGGTGGATGTGGTTATAAGTGATGCATCCCCAAATATAAGTGGGTTTTGGGATATAGACCACGCTCGTTCAATTGATTTGGTAACAACTGCCTTACAAATAGCTACTGAAATGCTAAAAGAGAGGGGAAATTTTGTAGCTAAAGTATTTTATGGAGATATGATAGATGACTATGTAAATTTAGTTAAAAAATACTTTGAGAAGGTTTATATTACAAAGCCTCAAGCTTCAAGAAAAGAAAGTGCTGAGGTTTATGTTATAGCCAAGAGATACACTGGAAAAAAATGGGAAGAAGAAGATAAGATAAAAAGGATTAAAAAAGTTGAAGATGAAGGTAATGATGAGTTATTAGCTAAAAAAATTAAAGAGATGAGAAAATTAAAATCTAAAAAATAA
- a CDS encoding flippase: protein MSLGKDSIYILMSNIYSKGMAYLFYFITAFLLGTEAFGILKGLMPIADTLTIFFSSGIPPAIAKFLAEEKEVNINKYIPILYLMILLSIVGFILTPYIKYILGGHYLTLDTSLYFAIGFCIISSTLIAFSRGILQGLLKMKYLSSTWIVEYTVKVILVFVLTLYFGIFGSLLSISLSYLIAGIFGIYLIYKALKKKLDFKKLVDMKNITRNIFSDFNLKVLKYSIPIALTSSSYRLFGDIDSVVIMSIMGGFWSGIYGYTSLISRGIFMFASAVSIPLLPRISKTKDLNLLKEGIIQNTIFSSIFVLGCLFFPEIPLMAFFKIANPEGILCLRILAISSLFMSYYTLISSALQGLGYAKISFYIILFGLVLNIVLNLILVNAYGIVGGSLATLITSIAVFLIGVFAILRIKKHNYLIS, encoded by the coding sequence ATGAGTTTGGGTAAGGATAGCATTTACATACTAATGTCAAATATATACTCAAAAGGGATGGCATATCTATTTTATTTTATAACTGCATTTTTGTTAGGGACAGAGGCATTTGGGATTTTAAAAGGTTTAATGCCAATAGCAGACACTTTAACTATATTTTTCTCTTCTGGCATTCCTCCAGCTATAGCAAAATTTTTAGCTGAAGAAAAAGAAGTAAATATTAACAAATACATTCCAATATTATATTTAATGATTTTACTTTCAATTGTTGGATTTATCTTAACTCCCTATATAAAATACATATTGGGGGGACATTATTTAACTTTAGATACCTCTTTATATTTTGCAATAGGTTTTTGTATAATATCTTCTACATTAATTGCTTTTTCAAGGGGCATACTGCAAGGATTGTTAAAGATGAAATATCTCTCTTCTACATGGATTGTTGAATATACAGTAAAGGTTATCTTAGTTTTTGTTTTAACCCTATATTTTGGAATTTTTGGCTCTTTATTATCAATATCCCTATCTTATCTAATAGCAGGGATTTTTGGTATTTATTTAATTTATAAAGCACTGAAAAAGAAATTGGATTTTAAAAAATTAGTAGATATGAAAAATATAACAAGAAATATATTTTCAGATTTCAATTTAAAGGTTTTAAAGTACTCAATCCCTATAGCATTAACATCATCATCTTACAGATTGTTTGGCGATATTGATAGTGTTGTAATAATGTCCATTATGGGAGGATTTTGGAGTGGGATTTATGGTTACACTTCTTTAATATCAAGAGGAATATTTATGTTTGCTTCAGCTGTTAGCATCCCTTTACTTCCAAGAATATCTAAGACAAAGGATTTAAACTTATTAAAAGAAGGAATCATCCAAAATACTATCTTTTCATCAATTTTTGTTTTAGGTTGTTTATTTTTCCCTGAAATTCCATTGATGGCATTTTTTAAAATAGCTAATCCAGAAGGAATTTTATGCCTAAGAATTTTAGCTATTTCATCATTATTTATGAGCTACTATACTTTAATATCTTCTGCACTTCAAGGTTTAGGGTATGCAAAAATTTCTTTCTACATAATTCTATTTGGGTTAGTATTAAATATTGTTTTAAATTTAATTTTGGTAAATGCTTATGGAATAGTTGGAGGAAGTTTAGCTACATTAATAACATCAATAGCTGTCTTCTTAATTGGTGTTTTTGCTATTTTAAGAATAAAAAAGCATAATTATTTAATTAGCTGA